Proteins found in one Aspergillus chevalieri M1 DNA, chromosome 2, nearly complete sequence genomic segment:
- the akuA gene encoding putative DSB repair complex subunit Ku70 (BUSCO:EOG092617RY;~COG:L;~EggNog:ENOG410PFW8;~InterPro:IPR006165,IPR006164,IPR003034,IPR016194, IPR036465,IPR027388,IPR005160,IPR005161,IPR036361;~PFAM:PF03730,PF03731,PF02735,PF02037;~go_component: GO:0005634 - nucleus [Evidence IEA];~go_component: GO:0043564 - Ku70:Ku80 complex [Evidence IEA];~go_function: GO:0003677 - DNA binding [Evidence IEA];~go_function: GO:0003678 - DNA helicase activity [Evidence IEA];~go_function: GO:0003684 - damaged DNA binding [Evidence IEA];~go_function: GO:0042162 - telomeric DNA binding [Evidence IEA];~go_process: GO:0000723 - telomere maintenance [Evidence IEA];~go_process: GO:0006303 - double-strand break repair via nonhomologous end joining [Evidence IEA]), which produces MADDKRDEGIYVEEEEEEIDESAHKSVKDAVLFAIEVSDSMLTPRSSSDPKQSTEESPTTAALKCAYHLMQQRIISNPHDMIGVLLYGTQASKFYDEDENSRGGLSYPHCYLFTDLDVPSAREVKDLRALAEGEDEARDILAPSTEQVSMANVLFCANQIFTSKAPNLLSRRLFIVTDNDNPHSNNKSLRSAATVRAKDLYDLGVTIELFPISPSEQEFDGSKFYDDIIYRTSPTDPEAPAYLKSDTKTSMAGADGITLLNSLLSSINSRSVPRRSAFSNIPFEIGPGFKISVNGYLLFKRQEPHRSCYVWLGGEEPQIAQGISTRIADDTARTVEKQEIRKAYKFGGEQVTFTPEEQLTLRNFGDPVIRIIGFKPLSALPFWANVKHPTFIYPSEEDFVGSTRVFSALHQKLLRDKKVALVWFIPRKNAAPVLGAMMAGEEKLDESDVQKFPPGMWIIPIPYADDVRQNPETTMQPAPESLIDKMRVVIQQLQLPKAVYEPLKYPNPSLQWHYRILQALALDEDLPDKPEDKTKPKTKQINKRAGDYIEAWEKEYADLAAAFSAKTTFVKRGAKAAEDGHATKRAKVDAGPKGSEDEVLKHYEKGTIAKLTLPILKEFLTNHGRSTAGKKADLVDRVEEYFEKKA; this is translated from the exons ATGGCTGACGATAAGCGCGACGAAGGGATTtatgtggaggaggaggaagaggagattgatgagTCG GCGCACAAATCCGTAAAAGATGCCGTTCTATTCGCGATCGAAGTCAGCGACTCAATGCTTACGCCCCGTTCCTCTTCAGACCCCAAGCAGTCCACCGAGGAATCACCCACGACCGCAGCCCTGAAATGTGCGTACCACTTGATGCAGCAGCGTATTATCTCCAACCCACATGATATGATAGGAGTCTTGTTGTACGGAACGCAGGCGTCTAAGTTctatgatgaggatgagaacAGCCGGGGAGGTCTCTCATACCCACACTGCTACCTTTTCACGGATCTAGACGTCCCATCAGCGCGGGAAGTCAAGGATCTACGAGCACTTGCTGAGGGTGAAGATGAAGCTAGAGATATCCTTGCACCTTCCACGGAGCAGGTATCTATGGCCAACGTATTGTTCTGTGCAAACCAGATCTTCACCTCCAAGGCCCCTAACCTTCTATCTAGACGGTTGTTCATAGTGACGGACAATGACAATCCCCATAGCAACAACAAGTCTCTGCGGTCTGCTGCGACGGTCCGTGCAAAGGACTTGTACGACCTCGGGGTAACCATTGAACTCTTTCCAATTTCTCCTTCGGAGCAAGAGTTCGACGGTTCCAAATTCTATGAC GATATCATCTACAGGACTTCTCCTACGGACCCAGAAGCTCCTGCTTACCTTAAATCCGACACGAAAACCAGTATGGCAGGGGCAGACGGGATCACGCTTCTCAACTCTCTTCTGTCGAGTATCAACTCTAGGTCGGTTCCTCGCCGTTCAGCTTTCTCAAATATTCCCTTCGAAATCGGACCTGGCTTTAAAATCTCCGTGAACGGCTATTTGCTCTTCAAACGCCAAGAACCGCACAGAAGCTGCTATGTTTGGCTCGGGGGCGAAGAGCCTCAGATTGCCCAGGGAATCTCGACTCGGATTGCAGATGATACTGCACGCACGGTCGAGAAGCAAGAAATCCGCAAGGCATACAAATTCGGAGGCGAGCAGGTCACGTTCACACCTGAAGAGCAGCTGACACTGCGGAACTTTGGTGACCCGGTCATCCGTATTATCGGCTTCAAACCTCTTTCAGCGCTGCCCTTCTGGGCCAACGTGAAGCACCCGACATTTATCTACCCGTCGGAAGAAGACTTTGTAGGCTCGACACGAGTCTTCTCTGCTTTGCACCAGAAGCTTCTCCGGGATAAGAAGGTTGCGCTTGTCTGGTTCATTCCTCGAAAGAATGCAGCGCCCGTTCTCGGTGCGATGATGGCTGGCGAGGAAAAGCTAGATGAGAGCGACGTGCAAAAGTTCCCACCAGGAATGTGGATTATCCCTATTCCTTACGCAGATGACGTTCGACAGAACCCAGAGACGACTATGCAGCCTGCGCCAGAGTCGCTGATTGACAAGATGCGTGTTGTCATCCAGCAGTTGCAGCTCCCGAAGGCAGTCTATGAGCCCCTCAAATATCCCAACCCAT CTCTCCAATGGCACTATCGCATCCTACAAGCACTTGCGCTGGATGAAGACCTGCCCGACAAGCCTGAAGACAAAACAAAACCAAAAACCAAACAGATAAACAAG CGCGCTGGTGATTACATTGAAGCATGGGAGAAGGAATACGCAGACCTAGCTGCCGCTTTCTCCGCCAAAACAACCTTCGTCAAGCGAGGCGCAAAGGCGGCGGAAGATGGCCACGCGACGAAGAGAGCGAAGGTAGATGCTGGGCCCAAGGGCTCTGAGGATGAAGTCCTGAAGCATTATGAGAAAGGAACAATAGCTAAG CTCACCCTACCCATCCTCAAGGAATTTCTCACCAACCATGGCCGCTCTACTGCCGGAAAGAAGGCGGATCTCGTTGATCGAGTCGAAGAGTACTTCGAGAAGAAGGCGTAA
- the HEM15 gene encoding ferrochelatase HEM15 (BUSCO:EOG09262BHE;~COG:H;~EggNog:ENOG410PFNF;~InterPro:IPR033659,IPR033644,IPR001015,IPR019772;~PFAM:PF00762;~go_function: GO:0004325 - ferrochelatase activity [Evidence IEA];~go_process: GO:0006783 - heme biosynthetic process [Evidence IEA]), which produces MAFRPLPRALNSALSGAHPVTRSFLGQRAGLATAVPPVTQDATSSNGPTAMVFMNMGGPSTTDEVEAFLSRLFADGDLIPLGRLQPYLGPLISKRRTPKIQKQYAEIGGGSPIRKWSEYQCTEMCKLLDKINPESAPHKPYVAFRYADPLTEEMYTKLLDDGFGRGRGGRAVAFTQYPQYSCSTTGSSLNELWKWRNRLEGKRANGDMDPTGTVQWSVIDRWPTHPGLVEAFAKNIEAQLATYPEEKRSSAVLLFSAHSLPMSVVNRGDPYPAEVAATVHAVMQRLNFSNPYRLCWQSQVGPSAWLGAQTSDTVQEYVKRGHTDIVLVPIAFTSDHIETLYELDLEVMEDAGHLPGVKRAESMNGNPVFIEALADIAKTHLRKDEKCSMQMTLRCQGCRSERCLEQKKFFAGEQGASLVL; this is translated from the exons ATGGCTTTCCGCCCTCTTCCCCGGGCACTAAACAGTGCTCTTTCGGGAGCACACCCGGTTACTAGGAGTTTTCTAGGCCAACGAGCAGGTTTGGCAACCGCAGTTCCCCCAGTGACGCAGGATGCGACATCGTCAAATGGACCTACTGCCATGGTTTTCATGAACATGGGAGGACCATCAACGACCGATGAAGTGGAAGCCTTCTTGAGCAGGTTATTT GCCGACGGTGATCTAATTCCTCTCGGACGACTTCAACCCTATCTCGGTCCGCTTAtctcaaagagaagaacacCGAAGATCCAGAAACAATATGCAGAAATCGGAGGTGGATCGCCGATCCGGAAGTGGTCTGAATATCAATGCACGGAGATGTGCAAATTGCTAGACAAGATTAACCCCGAATCCGCCCCGCACAAGCCATATGTCGCATTCCGCTATGCCGATCCTTTGACCGAAGAGATGTACACCAAACTGCTTGACGATGGGTttgggagagggagaggaggacgTGCAGTCGCCTTTACACAATACCCGCAGTATTCCTGCTCGACCACTGGCAGTTCGCTTAACGAGTTGTGGAAGTGGCGGAATCGTTTGGAGGGCAAGCGTGCAAATGGCGATATGGACCCCACTGGCACGGTGCAATGGAGTGTCATCGACCGCTGGCCAACTCACCCCGGTTTGGTTGAAGCGTTTGCGAAGAACATTGAGGCTCAACTTGCGACTTACccggaggagaagaggagtaGCGCGGTGTTGTTGTTCTCGGCGCATAGCTTGCCTATGAGCGTCGTAAACAGAG GTGATCCTTACCCGGCAGAAGTTGCTGCCACTGTCCACGCGGTCATGCAGAGATTGAACTTCAGCAATCCCTACCGTCTGTGCTGGCAATCCCAGGTCGGACCGTCCGCCTGGCTTGGTGCCCAGACAAGCGATACTGTCCAGGAATACGTGAAGCGTGGGCACACTGACATCGTTCTCGTGCCCATTGCATTTACCAGTGACCACATTGAAACCCTCTACGAGCTGGATCTCGAGGTGATGGAAGACGCCGGCCACCTTCCGGGCGTCAAGCGAGCGGAGAGTATGAACGGCAACCCGGTCTTCATCGAGGCTCTTGCAGATATTGCGAAGACCCATCTACGGAAAGATGAGAAATGCTCCATGCAGATGACTCTGCGCTGCCAGGGTTGCCGCAGCGAGAGATGCTTAGAGCAGAAAAAATTCTTTGCAGGCGAACAGGGTGCTTCGCTTGTTTTGTGA
- the GRE2_2 gene encoding SDR family oxidoreductase (COG:V;~EggNog:ENOG410PJT2;~InterPro:IPR036291,IPR001509;~PFAM:PF01073,PF01370;~go_function: GO:0003824 - catalytic activity [Evidence IEA]), with translation MARRVLLTGGNGFIGSHILTQLLGHGCTVCCAVRTQEKGDKILRDFAAQQSQISITIVPDIVAPGAYHMAVQGTPSFDTIYHTASPFTYTNVGSNLQFLEPAIKGTLNLLEAVKDNAPSVRRVIWTGSCASVIDYDNLVSDPARLYTEADWNPVTWEEAVHGDPSKAYRASKLFAEREAWKFMKEEQPAFDLVTLSPPATFGPLRHSITSIRDLNESNSRLWKLCFNSTKDAPVPYMPVHTYVDVRDLADAQFRAMTVPEAGNQRFVVCARQFDFQDVCDILRSHFPELSERTPLGKPGTRSLPAGAYSIDNSKVKQFLGVEFRSLEETVLDVARCMLDLERNEKQAHAT, from the exons ATGGCCCGTCGCGTCCTCCTCACCGGGGGCAACGGCTTCATTGGATCTCACATCCTAACCCAGCTTCTTGGCCATGGCTGCACTGTCTGCTGCGCTGTTAGAACACAAGAAAAAGGCGACAAGATTTTGAGGGACTTCGCCGCGCAGCAATCTCAGATATCTATCACAATCGTCCCCGATATCGTCGCACCCGGAGCATACCACATGGCGGTACAGGGCACCCCCTCTTTTGACACCATCTATCATACGGCATCCCCGTTCACGTACACGAACGTGGGGAGCAATCTTCAGTTCCTCGAGCCGGCGATCAAGGGGACGTTGAACCTGCTCGAAGCCGTGAAAGACAATGCCCCGAGCGTGAGAAGAGTCATTTGGACCGGTAGCTGCGCCAGCGTGATTGACTACGACAACCTTGTCTCGGACCCAGCAAGGCTTTATACAGAAGCGGACTGGAATCCAGTTACATGGGAAGAGGCAGTGCACGGGGATCCGTCGAAAGCATACAGGGCCAGTAAGCTTTTTGCCGAACGAGAAG CATGGAAGTTTATGAAGGAAGAACAGCCAGCGTTTGACTTGGTCACATTATCTCCGCCGGCGACTTTTGGTCCTTTGCGGCACTCCATCACAAGCATCCGGGACCTGAACGAATCTAATTCTCGGTTGtggaaactttgcttcaacTCGACCAAGGATGCTCCCGTGCCGTACATGCCGGTACACACTTATGTCGACGTCCGA GATCTTGCAGATGCCCAATTCAGAGCCATGACTGTCCCAGAGGCCGGCAACCAACGGTTTGTGGTGTGCGCCAGGCAATTTGACTTCCAGGATGTTTGCGATATTCTCCGATCACACTTCCCTGAACTGAGTGAACGCACGCCGCTTGGGAAACCAGGGACACGCTCCTTACCGGCAGGGGCATATTCCATCGATAATTCCAAAGTGAAACAATTTTTAGGAGTGGAGTTCCGAAGTCTTGAAGAGACTGTTTTGGATGTCGCACGTTGTATGTTAGATCTTGAGCGGAACGAAAAGCAAGCCCATGCTACCTAG